In Gadus macrocephalus chromosome 4, ASM3116895v1, the following proteins share a genomic window:
- the nopchap1 gene encoding uncharacterized protein C12orf45 homolog: MSGLSPTQQGALQRNASKPVFTFHPAALLQGHTCYRTQMDVFIKRSASQMEVNTEKTSSPELLSCGHGGGIHDKLLLKPKLSSSLQTEKVPRSSVLGRLQNFLPQMAAANDKLMVQIQDSPAGQFDIEQVEDAERVIEMDVALVELSGSEDEEEETSEEEEEDSSDEEQEVNLKLPSDGSRKKRANIQVLETKAQ, encoded by the exons ATGTCAGGACTGTCTCCCACACAGCAGGGGGCGCTACAGAGGAACGCGTCCAAACCAGTGTTCACCTTCCACCCGGCGGCTCTCCTACAGGGACACACATGTTACAGAACACAGATGGATGTTTTCATCAAGCGCAGCGCATCACAGATGGAAGTCAACACCGAGAAGACCAGCTCTCCAGAGCTGCTTTCGTGCGGCCACGGAGGAG GTATTCATGACAAATTGCTGCTCAAACCGAAGCTCAGCAGCTCGTTGCAGACCGAGAAGGTTCCGAGGAGCAGCG TGTTGGGACGCCTTCAGAATTTCCTGCCCCAGATGGCCGCAGCTAACGACAAGTTGATGGTGCAGATCCAGGATTCTCCCGCCGGACAGTTCGACATAGAGCAAGTGGAGGATGCGGAGCGGGTCATAGAGATG GACGTCGCCTTAGTGGAGCTCAGTGGatctgaggatgaggaggaggagacatcggaggaggaagaggaggactcctctgatgaggagcaggaggtgaacCTCAAACTCCCCAGCGACGGCAGCAGGAAGAAGAGAGCCAACATCCAAGTCCTGGAGACGAAGGCGCAGTAG
- the slc41a2b gene encoding solute carrier family 41 member 2, translated as MNLPSLGGAIGESLGSNLTSRSMSGAAAGWSGLPLKPAPSGRLGSLFHTMVPTGYTKLQDQERLAMVDMGSKPDDGGYRGAEGSEGGGGGSGGGGGGGGGGGGGGGGGGGGRRHLDRASRSSLSQSDCGDGRYGEAEPMLPEGRLSGDEGEEEEREGEEGEEDDDDEERQVTSSMASRAANMPKESPLAMALQILVPFLLAGFGTVSAGMVLDIVQHWEAFRYITEIFILVPALLGLKGNLEMTLASRLSTAVNVGKMDSPIEKWNLIIGNLALKQAQATVVGFLAAVAAVVLGWIPEGRFQMNHAVLLCSSSVATAFIASMLQGIIMVGVIVGSKKTGINPDNVATPIAASFGDLITLAILAGISQGLYNCLDTYPYVSFLVCAFFLSLTPLWMVISSKHPASRQLLYSGWEPVITAMVISSIGGLILDKTVSDPNLAGIVVYTPVINGIGGNLVAIQSSRISTHLHIHCVPGEVPPEARGCYYPCRTFYGRGANHRSAQVLVLLVIPGHLIFLYTIHLMKSGHTTLTPIFMTVYLAAALLQVCVCVCVGVCYFLALLIIN; from the exons ATGAACCTCCCGTCCCTAGGGGGCGCAATAGGAGAGTCCCTGGGCTCTAACCTGACGTCACGTAGCATGAGCGGCGCCGCCGCCGGCTGGAGCGGCCTCCCGCTGAAGCCCGCCCCCTCCGGGCGCCTGGGCTCGCTGTTCCACACCATGGTGCCCACCGGCTACACCAAGCTGCAGGACCAGGAGCGGCTGGCCATGGTGGACATGGGGTCCAAGCCCGACGACGGCGGTTACCGGGGAGCAGAGGGGTCCGAGGGGGGCGGTGGAGgcagcggcggtggcggcggaggaggcggaggaggaggaggaggaggaggaggaggaggaggagggcggcgcCACCTGGACCGCGCGTCGCGCTCCTCGCTGAGCCAGTCGGACTGCGGGGACGGGCGCTACGGGGAGGCGGAGCCTATGCTGCCCGAGGGGCGGCTGTCGGGggacgagggggaggaggaggagcgggagggggaggagggggaggaggacgacgacgacgaggagcGGCAGGTCACCTCCTCGATGGCGTCGCGGGCCGCCAACATGCCCAAGGAGTCGCCGCTGGCCATGGCGCTGCAGATCCTGGTGCCCTTCCTCCTGGCCGGGTTCGGGACGGTGTCGGCCGGGATGGTGCTGGACATCGTGCAG CACTGGGAGGCGTTCAGGTACATCACGGAGATCTTCATCCTGGTTCCGGCTCTGCTGGGTCTGAAGGGAAACCTCGAGATGACGCTGGCCTCCAGACTGTCTACtgcg gtgaacgTGGGCAAGATGGACTCACCCATCGAGAAGTGGAACCTGATCATAGGGAACCTGGCGCTGAAGCAG GCCCAGGCCACGGTGGTGGGCTtcctggcggcggtggcggcggtggtccTGGGGTGGATCCCAGAGGGCCGCTTCCAGATGAACCACGCGGTGCTGCTCTGCTCCAGCAGCGTGGCCACCGCCTTCATAGCCTCCATGCTGCAGG GTATCATCATGGTGGGGGTGATCGTGGGCTCTAAGAAGACGGGCATCAACCCGGACAACGTGGCCACGCCCATCGCCGCCAGCTTCGGTGACCTCATCACCCTGGCCATCCTGGCCGGGATCAGCCAGGGCCTGTACAACTGCCtgg ACACCTACCCGTACGTGTCCTTCCTGGTGTGTGCCTTCTTCCTCTCACTCACCCCTCTCTGGATGGTGATCTCCTCCAAGCACCCGGCCAGCCGCCAGCTGCTCTACTCTGGGTGGGAGCCCGTCATCACCGCCATGGTCATCAGCAG CATCGGGGGGCTCATCCTGGACAAGACGGTGTCGGACCCCAACCTGGCCGGGATCGTAGTGTACACCCCGGTGATCAATG GGATCGGGGGTAACCTGGTGGCCATCCAGTCCAGCAGGATCTCCACTCACCTGCACATCCACTGCGTCCCCGGGGAGGTGCCCCCGGAGGCCAGAGGCTGCTACTACCCCTGCCGCACCTTCTACGGCAGAG GAGCCAATCACCGCTCGGCCCAGGTGCTCGTGCTATTGGTCATCCCAGGTCACCTGATCTTCCTGTACACCATCCACCTGATGAAGAGCGGCCacaccaccctcacccccatctTCATGACCGTCTACCTGGCCGCCGCCCtactacaggtgtgtgtgtgtgtgtgtgtgggtgtgtgttattttctggcattattaataataaattaa